The following proteins are encoded in a genomic region of Takifugu rubripes chromosome 21, fTakRub1.2, whole genome shotgun sequence:
- the LOC497088 gene encoding transforming acidic coiled-coil-containing protein 1 isoform X4, whose product MSWLSPVQWAKWTWSAVIGGAGDEGHPRSQDDRDNSDSEGTFDTPEESPGVEKQLGQLENSNHTDFHPGVTNHLNLNQENLNLTQSSNARFGSKSQAVRPPSLPIVSPLQKPDPAEVDDEAPASSDSSPESNSILNRDSCIDPDLLNGNRPSDTVLSNTRLACETSNTIITNSCKVKPIQPMQKEPNGKDEHHLDHATDEEKLASSVGLRSEKEESDCHVTPKPDNADCCSVQYEDTCKLKNMSTGSEGVKTGSQVLDSICISEAEKQAVLTLIREEIITKEVEANDWKVKFEASRQEVSEMRKIVEEYEKTIAQMIEDEHRNTLKSQKALHDVTAEKQTALADLNSVERSLSDMFRRYENMKSTLEGFKKNEEVLKKCAQDYLARIKQEEQRYQTLKLHAEEKLTNANEEIAQVRSKASSESTALTASLRKEQMKNESLEQALQHKNQEIEELTKICDELIAKMGKIN is encoded by the exons ATGTCCTGGCTGTCTCCGGTGCAGTGGGCCAAGTGGACGTGGTCGGCGGTGATCGGGGGTGCGGGGGACGAGGGGCACCCCAGGTCCCAGGATGACAGAGACAA TTCTGATTCCGAAGGGACGTTTGACACCCCAGAAGAGTCCCCGGGTGTTGAAAAGCAGCTGGGACAGCTGGAAAATTCCAATCATACAG ATTTTCATCCGGGGGTGACAAACCACTTGAACTTGAACCAGGAA AACCTTAACTTGACCCAAAGCAGCAATGCCCGCTTCGGCTCGAAGTCTCAAGCCGTCCGGCCCCCGTCGCTGCCAATTGTCTCCCCGCTGCAAAAGCCCGACCCTGCTGAAGTGGACGACGAGGCTCCAGCATCCTCTGACTCCAGCCCGGAATCAAACTCGATCCTCAACCGTGACTCTTGCATTGACCCTGATTTGCTCAACGGCAACAGGCCCTCCGACACTGTGCTGTCAAATACAAGACTCGCCTGTGAGACCAGTAACACAATTATCAC GAACTCCTGCAAAGTGAAACCGATCCAACCAATGCAAAAGGAGCCGAATGGGAAG GATGAACACCACTTGGACCATGCCACTGATGAAGAAAAGCTGGCCAGCAGCGTCGGCCTCAGATCAGAAAAGGAAGAAAGCG ACTGCCACGTGACACCAAAACCTGACAATGCAGACTGTTGCTCTGTG CAGTATGAGGACACGTGCAAACTGAAGAACATGTCCACGGGCAGTGAAGgggtgaaaacaggaagtcaagtCCTGGATTCAATCTGTATCAGTGAGGCAGAAAAACAGGCAGTGCTCACCCTCATTAGAGAGGAG ATCATCACAAAAGAGGTGGAAGCCAATGACTGGAAGGTAAAGTTTGAAGCCAGCAGACAAGAAGTCAGTGAGATGAG GAAGATCGTTGAGGAATATGAGAAGACAATTGCTCAAATGATTG AGGATGAACACCGCAACACCCTGAAGTCCCAGAAGGCTTTGCACGATGTGACCGCGGAGAAACAAACGGCCTTGGCGGACCTGAACTCGGTGGAGCGCTCCCTCTCTGACATGTTCCGCCGTTATGAAAACATGAAGAGCACCCTGGAGGGCTTCAAGAAG AACGAGGAAGTTCTGAAGAAGTGTGCCCAGGACTATCTGGCCAGAATcaagcaggaggagcagagatatCAGACACTAAAGCTCCACGCAGAGGAAAAACTAACCAA TGCCAATGAGGAGATTGCTCAAGTGCGCTCCAAAGCCAGCTCAGAGAGCACGGCGCTGACTGCCAGTCTGAGGAAGGAGCAGATGAAGAACGAGTCTCTGGAACAGGCTCTGCAACACAAG AATCAAGAGATTGAGGAACTCACAAAGATCTGCGATGAGCTGATTGCTAAAATGGGAAAAATAAACTGA
- the LOC497088 gene encoding transforming acidic coiled-coil-containing protein 1 isoform A (isoform A is encoded by transcript variant 1; The RefSeq protein has 1 non-frameshifting indel compared to this genomic sequence), producing MSWLSPVQWAKWTWSAVIGGAGDEGHPRSQDDRDKPKDAGGLVFSASSPLPSSSSKRKTACFLLLLISEEVLCVVALREDRSDSEGTFDTPEESPGVEKQLGQLENSNHTDFHPGVTNHLNLNQEVGQDSLKSLTASPLNGNGLCLDQNLNLTQSSNARFGSKSQAVRPPSLPIVSPLQKPDPAEVDDEAPASSDSSPESNSILNRDSCIDPDLLNGNRPSDTVLSNTRLACETSNTIITCHVCLLFISSFSLIQCCFSFTVHSYMYTHAAVPVALVFSLMMIMTVILRNSCKVKPIQPMQKEPNGKDEHHLDHATDEEKLASSVGLRSEKEESDCHVTPKPDNADCCSVYEDTCKLKNMSTGSEGVKTGSQVLDSICISEAEKQAVLTLIREEIITKEVEANDWKVKFEASRQEVSEMRKIVEEYEKTIAQMIEDEHRNTLKSQKALHDVTAEKQTALADLNSVERSLSDMFRRYENMKSTLEGFKKNEEVLKKCAQDYLARIKQEEQRYQTLKLHAEEKLTNANEEIAQVRSKASSESTALTASLRKEQMKNESLEQALQHKNQEIEELTKICDELIAKMGKIN from the exons ATGTCCTGGCTGTCTCCGGTGCAGTGGGCCAAGTGGACGTGGTCGGCGGTGATCGGGGGTGCGGGGGACGAGGGGCACCCCAGGTCCCAGGATGACAGAGACAA GCCAAAGGATGCAGGTGGCCTTGtattctctgcttcctcccctctcccttcctcttcctctaaaagaaaaacagcttgttttcttcttcttcttctcatctcTGAAGAGGTCTTGTGTGTTGTGGCGCTTCGAGAAGACCG TTCTGATTCCGAAGGGACGTTTGACACCCCAGAAGAGTCCCCGGGTGTTGAAAAGCAGCTGGGACAGCTGGAAAATTCCAATCATACAG ATTTTCATCCGGGGGTGACAAACCACTTGAACTTGAACCAGGAAGTAGGTCAAGACTCCCTGAAAAGTCTCACTGCATCTCCACTTAATGGTAACGGCCTCTGTTTGGACCAGAACCTTAACTTGACCCAAAGCAGCAATGCCCGCTTCGGCTCGAAGTCTCAAGCCGTCCGGCCCCCGTCGCTGCCAATTGTCTCCCCGCTGCAAAAGCCCGACCCTGCTGAAGTGGACGACGAGGCTCCAGCATCCTCTGACTCCAGCCCGGAATCAAACTCGATCCTCAACCGTGACTCTTGCATTGACCCTGATTTGCTCAACGGCAACAGGCCCTCCGACACTGTGCTGTCAAATACAAGACTCGCCTGTGAGACCAGTAACACAATTATCAC ATGTCATGTGTGCCTCTTGTTTATCTCTTCTTTCTCACTAATTCAGTGTTGCTTCAGTTTCACAGTCCATTCATAC ATGTACACACATGCAGCCGTGCCAGTCGCTTTGGTGTTTTcactgatgatgattatgaCTGTCATTCTTAGGAACTCCTGCAAAGTGAAACCGATCCAACCAATGCAAAAGGAGCCGAATGGGAAG GATGAACACCACTTGGACCATGCCACTGATGAAGAAAAGCTGGCCAGCAGCGTCGGCCTCAGATCAGAAAAGGAAGAAAGCG ACTGCCACGTGACACCAAAACCTGACAATGCAGACTGTTGCTCTGTG TATGAGGACACGTGCAAACTGAAGAACATGTCCACGGGCAGTGAAGgggtgaaaacaggaagtcaagtCCTGGATTCAATCTGTATCAGTGAGGCAGAAAAACAGGCAGTGCTCACCCTCATTAGAGAGGAG ATCATCACAAAAGAGGTGGAAGCCAATGACTGGAAGGTAAAGTTTGAAGCCAGCAGACAAGAAGTCAGTGAGATGAG GAAGATCGTTGAGGAATATGAGAAGACAATTGCTCAAATGATTG AGGATGAACACCGCAACACCCTGAAGTCCCAGAAGGCTTTGCACGATGTGACCGCGGAGAAACAAACGGCCTTGGCGGACCTGAACTCGGTGGAGCGCTCCCTCTCTGACATGTTCCGCCGTTATGAAAACATGAAGAGCACCCTGGAGGGCTTCAAGAAG AACGAGGAAGTTCTGAAGAAGTGTGCCCAGGACTATCTGGCCAGAATcaagcaggaggagcagagatatCAGACACTAAAGCTCCACGCAGAGGAAAAACTAACCAA TGCCAATGAGGAGATTGCTCAAGTGCGCTCCAAAGCCAGCTCAGAGAGCACGGCGCTGACTGCCAGTCTGAGGAAGGAGCAGATGAAGAACGAGTCTCTGGAACAGGCTCTGCAACACAAG AATCAAGAGATTGAGGAACTCACAAAGATCTGCGATGAGCTGATTGCTAAAATGGGAAAAATAAACTGA
- the LOC497088 gene encoding transforming acidic coiled-coil-containing protein 1 isoform X5 has product MGGSLSQSRKRLVSSPGKQSSISDSEGTFDTPEESPGVEKQLGQLENSNHTDFHPGVTNHLNLNQEVGQDSLKSLTASPLNGNGLCLDQNLNLTQSSNARFGSKSQAVRPPSLPIVSPLQKPDPAEVDDEAPASSDSSPESNSILNRDSCIDPDLLNGNRPSDTVLSNTRLACETSNTIITNSCKVKPIQPMQKEPNGKDEHHLDHATDEEKLASSVGLRSEKEESDCHVTPKPDNADCCSVYEDTCKLKNMSTGSEGVKTGSQVLDSICISEAEKQAVLTLIREEIITKEVEANDWKVKFEASRQEVSEMRKIVEEYEKTIAQMIEDEHRNTLKSQKALHDVTAEKQTALADLNSVERSLSDMFRRYENMKSTLEGFKKNEEVLKKCAQDYLARIKQEEQRYQTLKLHAEEKLTNANEEIAQVRSKASSESTALTASLRKEQMKNESLEQALQHKNQEIEELTKICDELIAKMGKIN; this is encoded by the exons TTCTGATTCCGAAGGGACGTTTGACACCCCAGAAGAGTCCCCGGGTGTTGAAAAGCAGCTGGGACAGCTGGAAAATTCCAATCATACAG ATTTTCATCCGGGGGTGACAAACCACTTGAACTTGAACCAGGAAGTAGGTCAAGACTCCCTGAAAAGTCTCACTGCATCTCCACTTAATGGTAACGGCCTCTGTTTGGACCAGAACCTTAACTTGACCCAAAGCAGCAATGCCCGCTTCGGCTCGAAGTCTCAAGCCGTCCGGCCCCCGTCGCTGCCAATTGTCTCCCCGCTGCAAAAGCCCGACCCTGCTGAAGTGGACGACGAGGCTCCAGCATCCTCTGACTCCAGCCCGGAATCAAACTCGATCCTCAACCGTGACTCTTGCATTGACCCTGATTTGCTCAACGGCAACAGGCCCTCCGACACTGTGCTGTCAAATACAAGACTCGCCTGTGAGACCAGTAACACAATTATCAC GAACTCCTGCAAAGTGAAACCGATCCAACCAATGCAAAAGGAGCCGAATGGGAAG GATGAACACCACTTGGACCATGCCACTGATGAAGAAAAGCTGGCCAGCAGCGTCGGCCTCAGATCAGAAAAGGAAGAAAGCG ACTGCCACGTGACACCAAAACCTGACAATGCAGACTGTTGCTCTGTG TATGAGGACACGTGCAAACTGAAGAACATGTCCACGGGCAGTGAAGgggtgaaaacaggaagtcaagtCCTGGATTCAATCTGTATCAGTGAGGCAGAAAAACAGGCAGTGCTCACCCTCATTAGAGAGGAG ATCATCACAAAAGAGGTGGAAGCCAATGACTGGAAGGTAAAGTTTGAAGCCAGCAGACAAGAAGTCAGTGAGATGAG GAAGATCGTTGAGGAATATGAGAAGACAATTGCTCAAATGATTG AGGATGAACACCGCAACACCCTGAAGTCCCAGAAGGCTTTGCACGATGTGACCGCGGAGAAACAAACGGCCTTGGCGGACCTGAACTCGGTGGAGCGCTCCCTCTCTGACATGTTCCGCCGTTATGAAAACATGAAGAGCACCCTGGAGGGCTTCAAGAAG AACGAGGAAGTTCTGAAGAAGTGTGCCCAGGACTATCTGGCCAGAATcaagcaggaggagcagagatatCAGACACTAAAGCTCCACGCAGAGGAAAAACTAACCAA TGCCAATGAGGAGATTGCTCAAGTGCGCTCCAAAGCCAGCTCAGAGAGCACGGCGCTGACTGCCAGTCTGAGGAAGGAGCAGATGAAGAACGAGTCTCTGGAACAGGCTCTGCAACACAAG AATCAAGAGATTGAGGAACTCACAAAGATCTGCGATGAGCTGATTGCTAAAATGGGAAAAATAAACTGA
- the LOC497088 gene encoding transforming acidic coiled-coil-containing protein 1 isoform X1, producing MSWLSPVQWAKWTWSAVIGGAGDEGHPRSQDDRDNSDSEGTFDTPEESPGVEKQLGQLENSNHTDFHPGVTNHLNLNQEVGQDSLKSLTASPLNGNGLCLDQNLNLTQSSNARFGSKSQAVRPPSLPIVSPLQKPDPAEVDDEAPASSDSSPESNSILNRDSCIDPDLLNGNRPSDTVLSNTRLACETSNTIITNSCKVKPIQPMQKEPNGKDEHHLDHATDEEKLASSVGLRSEKEESDCHVTPKPDNADCCSVQYEDTCKLKNMSTGSEGVKTGSQVLDSICISEAEKQAVLTLIREEIITKEVEANDWKVKFEASRQEVSEMRKIVEEYEKTIAQMIEDEHRNTLKSQKALHDVTAEKQTALADLNSVERSLSDMFRRYENMKSTLEGFKKNEEVLKKCAQDYLARIKQEEQRYQTLKLHAEEKLTNANEEIAQVRSKASSESTALTASLRKEQMKNESLEQALQHKNQEIEELTKICDELIAKMGKIN from the exons ATGTCCTGGCTGTCTCCGGTGCAGTGGGCCAAGTGGACGTGGTCGGCGGTGATCGGGGGTGCGGGGGACGAGGGGCACCCCAGGTCCCAGGATGACAGAGACAA TTCTGATTCCGAAGGGACGTTTGACACCCCAGAAGAGTCCCCGGGTGTTGAAAAGCAGCTGGGACAGCTGGAAAATTCCAATCATACAG ATTTTCATCCGGGGGTGACAAACCACTTGAACTTGAACCAGGAAGTAGGTCAAGACTCCCTGAAAAGTCTCACTGCATCTCCACTTAATGGTAACGGCCTCTGTTTGGACCAGAACCTTAACTTGACCCAAAGCAGCAATGCCCGCTTCGGCTCGAAGTCTCAAGCCGTCCGGCCCCCGTCGCTGCCAATTGTCTCCCCGCTGCAAAAGCCCGACCCTGCTGAAGTGGACGACGAGGCTCCAGCATCCTCTGACTCCAGCCCGGAATCAAACTCGATCCTCAACCGTGACTCTTGCATTGACCCTGATTTGCTCAACGGCAACAGGCCCTCCGACACTGTGCTGTCAAATACAAGACTCGCCTGTGAGACCAGTAACACAATTATCAC GAACTCCTGCAAAGTGAAACCGATCCAACCAATGCAAAAGGAGCCGAATGGGAAG GATGAACACCACTTGGACCATGCCACTGATGAAGAAAAGCTGGCCAGCAGCGTCGGCCTCAGATCAGAAAAGGAAGAAAGCG ACTGCCACGTGACACCAAAACCTGACAATGCAGACTGTTGCTCTGTG CAGTATGAGGACACGTGCAAACTGAAGAACATGTCCACGGGCAGTGAAGgggtgaaaacaggaagtcaagtCCTGGATTCAATCTGTATCAGTGAGGCAGAAAAACAGGCAGTGCTCACCCTCATTAGAGAGGAG ATCATCACAAAAGAGGTGGAAGCCAATGACTGGAAGGTAAAGTTTGAAGCCAGCAGACAAGAAGTCAGTGAGATGAG GAAGATCGTTGAGGAATATGAGAAGACAATTGCTCAAATGATTG AGGATGAACACCGCAACACCCTGAAGTCCCAGAAGGCTTTGCACGATGTGACCGCGGAGAAACAAACGGCCTTGGCGGACCTGAACTCGGTGGAGCGCTCCCTCTCTGACATGTTCCGCCGTTATGAAAACATGAAGAGCACCCTGGAGGGCTTCAAGAAG AACGAGGAAGTTCTGAAGAAGTGTGCCCAGGACTATCTGGCCAGAATcaagcaggaggagcagagatatCAGACACTAAAGCTCCACGCAGAGGAAAAACTAACCAA TGCCAATGAGGAGATTGCTCAAGTGCGCTCCAAAGCCAGCTCAGAGAGCACGGCGCTGACTGCCAGTCTGAGGAAGGAGCAGATGAAGAACGAGTCTCTGGAACAGGCTCTGCAACACAAG AATCAAGAGATTGAGGAACTCACAAAGATCTGCGATGAGCTGATTGCTAAAATGGGAAAAATAAACTGA
- the LOC497088 gene encoding transforming acidic coiled-coil-containing protein 1 isoform B (isoform B is encoded by transcript variant 2), translating to MGGSLSQSRKRLVSSPGKQSSISDSEGTFDTPEESPGVEKQLGQLENSNHTDFHPGVTNHLNLNQEVGQDSLKSLTASPLNGNGLCLDQNLNLTQSSNARFGSKSQAVRPPSLPIVSPLQKPDPAEVDDEAPASSDSSPESNSILNRDSCIDPDLLNGNRPSDTVLSNTRLACETSNTIITCHVCLLFISSFSLIQCCFSFTVHSYMYTHAAVPVALVFSLMMIMTVILRNSCKVKPIQPMQKEPNGKDEHHLDHATDEEKLASSVGLRSEKEESDCHVTPKPDNADCCSVYEDTCKLKNMSTGSEGVKTGSQVLDSICISEAEKQAVLTLIREEIITKEVEANDWKVKFEASRQEVSEMRKIVEEYEKTIAQMIEDEHRNTLKSQKALHDVTAEKQTALADLNSVERSLSDMFRRYENMKSTLEGFKKNEEVLKKCAQDYLARIKQEEQRYQTLKLHAEEKLTNANEEIAQVRSKASSESTALTASLRKEQMKNESLEQALQHKNQEIEELTKICDELIAKMGKIN from the exons TTCTGATTCCGAAGGGACGTTTGACACCCCAGAAGAGTCCCCGGGTGTTGAAAAGCAGCTGGGACAGCTGGAAAATTCCAATCATACAG ATTTTCATCCGGGGGTGACAAACCACTTGAACTTGAACCAGGAAGTAGGTCAAGACTCCCTGAAAAGTCTCACTGCATCTCCACTTAATGGTAACGGCCTCTGTTTGGACCAGAACCTTAACTTGACCCAAAGCAGCAATGCCCGCTTCGGCTCGAAGTCTCAAGCCGTCCGGCCCCCGTCGCTGCCAATTGTCTCCCCGCTGCAAAAGCCCGACCCTGCTGAAGTGGACGACGAGGCTCCAGCATCCTCTGACTCCAGCCCGGAATCAAACTCGATCCTCAACCGTGACTCTTGCATTGACCCTGATTTGCTCAACGGCAACAGGCCCTCCGACACTGTGCTGTCAAATACAAGACTCGCCTGTGAGACCAGTAACACAATTATCAC ATGTCATGTGTGCCTCTTGTTTATCTCTTCTTTCTCACTAATTCAGTGTTGCTTCAGTTTCACAGTCCATTCATAC ATGTACACACATGCAGCCGTGCCAGTCGCTTTGGTGTTTTcactgatgatgattatgaCTGTCATTCTTAGGAACTCCTGCAAAGTGAAACCGATCCAACCAATGCAAAAGGAGCCGAATGGGAAG GATGAACACCACTTGGACCATGCCACTGATGAAGAAAAGCTGGCCAGCAGCGTCGGCCTCAGATCAGAAAAGGAAGAAAGCG ACTGCCACGTGACACCAAAACCTGACAATGCAGACTGTTGCTCTGTG TATGAGGACACGTGCAAACTGAAGAACATGTCCACGGGCAGTGAAGgggtgaaaacaggaagtcaagtCCTGGATTCAATCTGTATCAGTGAGGCAGAAAAACAGGCAGTGCTCACCCTCATTAGAGAGGAG ATCATCACAAAAGAGGTGGAAGCCAATGACTGGAAGGTAAAGTTTGAAGCCAGCAGACAAGAAGTCAGTGAGATGAG GAAGATCGTTGAGGAATATGAGAAGACAATTGCTCAAATGATTG AGGATGAACACCGCAACACCCTGAAGTCCCAGAAGGCTTTGCACGATGTGACCGCGGAGAAACAAACGGCCTTGGCGGACCTGAACTCGGTGGAGCGCTCCCTCTCTGACATGTTCCGCCGTTATGAAAACATGAAGAGCACCCTGGAGGGCTTCAAGAAG AACGAGGAAGTTCTGAAGAAGTGTGCCCAGGACTATCTGGCCAGAATcaagcaggaggagcagagatatCAGACACTAAAGCTCCACGCAGAGGAAAAACTAACCAA TGCCAATGAGGAGATTGCTCAAGTGCGCTCCAAAGCCAGCTCAGAGAGCACGGCGCTGACTGCCAGTCTGAGGAAGGAGCAGATGAAGAACGAGTCTCTGGAACAGGCTCTGCAACACAAG AATCAAGAGATTGAGGAACTCACAAAGATCTGCGATGAGCTGATTGCTAAAATGGGAAAAATAAACTGA
- the LOC497088 gene encoding transforming acidic coiled-coil-containing protein 1 isoform X3: MGGSLSQSRKRLVSSPGKQSSISDSEGTFDTPEESPGVEKQLGQLENSNHTDFHPGVTNHLNLNQEVGQDSLKSLTASPLNGNGLCLDQNLNLTQSSNARFGSKSQAVRPPSLPIVSPLQKPDPAEVDDEAPASSDSSPESNSILNRDSCIDPDLLNGNRPSDTVLSNTRLACETSNTIITNSCKVKPIQPMQKEPNGKDEHHLDHATDEEKLASSVGLRSEKEESDCHVTPKPDNADCCSVQYEDTCKLKNMSTGSEGVKTGSQVLDSICISEAEKQAVLTLIREEIITKEVEANDWKVKFEASRQEVSEMRKIVEEYEKTIAQMIEDEHRNTLKSQKALHDVTAEKQTALADLNSVERSLSDMFRRYENMKSTLEGFKKNEEVLKKCAQDYLARIKQEEQRYQTLKLHAEEKLTNANEEIAQVRSKASSESTALTASLRKEQMKNESLEQALQHKNQEIEELTKICDELIAKMGKIN; the protein is encoded by the exons TTCTGATTCCGAAGGGACGTTTGACACCCCAGAAGAGTCCCCGGGTGTTGAAAAGCAGCTGGGACAGCTGGAAAATTCCAATCATACAG ATTTTCATCCGGGGGTGACAAACCACTTGAACTTGAACCAGGAAGTAGGTCAAGACTCCCTGAAAAGTCTCACTGCATCTCCACTTAATGGTAACGGCCTCTGTTTGGACCAGAACCTTAACTTGACCCAAAGCAGCAATGCCCGCTTCGGCTCGAAGTCTCAAGCCGTCCGGCCCCCGTCGCTGCCAATTGTCTCCCCGCTGCAAAAGCCCGACCCTGCTGAAGTGGACGACGAGGCTCCAGCATCCTCTGACTCCAGCCCGGAATCAAACTCGATCCTCAACCGTGACTCTTGCATTGACCCTGATTTGCTCAACGGCAACAGGCCCTCCGACACTGTGCTGTCAAATACAAGACTCGCCTGTGAGACCAGTAACACAATTATCAC GAACTCCTGCAAAGTGAAACCGATCCAACCAATGCAAAAGGAGCCGAATGGGAAG GATGAACACCACTTGGACCATGCCACTGATGAAGAAAAGCTGGCCAGCAGCGTCGGCCTCAGATCAGAAAAGGAAGAAAGCG ACTGCCACGTGACACCAAAACCTGACAATGCAGACTGTTGCTCTGTG CAGTATGAGGACACGTGCAAACTGAAGAACATGTCCACGGGCAGTGAAGgggtgaaaacaggaagtcaagtCCTGGATTCAATCTGTATCAGTGAGGCAGAAAAACAGGCAGTGCTCACCCTCATTAGAGAGGAG ATCATCACAAAAGAGGTGGAAGCCAATGACTGGAAGGTAAAGTTTGAAGCCAGCAGACAAGAAGTCAGTGAGATGAG GAAGATCGTTGAGGAATATGAGAAGACAATTGCTCAAATGATTG AGGATGAACACCGCAACACCCTGAAGTCCCAGAAGGCTTTGCACGATGTGACCGCGGAGAAACAAACGGCCTTGGCGGACCTGAACTCGGTGGAGCGCTCCCTCTCTGACATGTTCCGCCGTTATGAAAACATGAAGAGCACCCTGGAGGGCTTCAAGAAG AACGAGGAAGTTCTGAAGAAGTGTGCCCAGGACTATCTGGCCAGAATcaagcaggaggagcagagatatCAGACACTAAAGCTCCACGCAGAGGAAAAACTAACCAA TGCCAATGAGGAGATTGCTCAAGTGCGCTCCAAAGCCAGCTCAGAGAGCACGGCGCTGACTGCCAGTCTGAGGAAGGAGCAGATGAAGAACGAGTCTCTGGAACAGGCTCTGCAACACAAG AATCAAGAGATTGAGGAACTCACAAAGATCTGCGATGAGCTGATTGCTAAAATGGGAAAAATAAACTGA
- the LOC497088 gene encoding transforming acidic coiled-coil-containing protein 1 isoform X2: MSWLSPVQWAKWTWSAVIGGAGDEGHPRSQDDRDNSDSEGTFDTPEESPGVEKQLGQLENSNHTDFHPGVTNHLNLNQEVGQDSLKSLTASPLNGNGLCLDQNLNLTQSSNARFGSKSQAVRPPSLPIVSPLQKPDPAEVDDEAPASSDSSPESNSILNRDSCIDPDLLNGNRPSDTVLSNTRLACETSNTIITNSCKVKPIQPMQKEPNGKDEHHLDHATDEEKLASSVGLRSEKEESDCHVTPKPDNADCCSVYEDTCKLKNMSTGSEGVKTGSQVLDSICISEAEKQAVLTLIREEIITKEVEANDWKVKFEASRQEVSEMRKIVEEYEKTIAQMIEDEHRNTLKSQKALHDVTAEKQTALADLNSVERSLSDMFRRYENMKSTLEGFKKNEEVLKKCAQDYLARIKQEEQRYQTLKLHAEEKLTNANEEIAQVRSKASSESTALTASLRKEQMKNESLEQALQHKNQEIEELTKICDELIAKMGKIN; encoded by the exons ATGTCCTGGCTGTCTCCGGTGCAGTGGGCCAAGTGGACGTGGTCGGCGGTGATCGGGGGTGCGGGGGACGAGGGGCACCCCAGGTCCCAGGATGACAGAGACAA TTCTGATTCCGAAGGGACGTTTGACACCCCAGAAGAGTCCCCGGGTGTTGAAAAGCAGCTGGGACAGCTGGAAAATTCCAATCATACAG ATTTTCATCCGGGGGTGACAAACCACTTGAACTTGAACCAGGAAGTAGGTCAAGACTCCCTGAAAAGTCTCACTGCATCTCCACTTAATGGTAACGGCCTCTGTTTGGACCAGAACCTTAACTTGACCCAAAGCAGCAATGCCCGCTTCGGCTCGAAGTCTCAAGCCGTCCGGCCCCCGTCGCTGCCAATTGTCTCCCCGCTGCAAAAGCCCGACCCTGCTGAAGTGGACGACGAGGCTCCAGCATCCTCTGACTCCAGCCCGGAATCAAACTCGATCCTCAACCGTGACTCTTGCATTGACCCTGATTTGCTCAACGGCAACAGGCCCTCCGACACTGTGCTGTCAAATACAAGACTCGCCTGTGAGACCAGTAACACAATTATCAC GAACTCCTGCAAAGTGAAACCGATCCAACCAATGCAAAAGGAGCCGAATGGGAAG GATGAACACCACTTGGACCATGCCACTGATGAAGAAAAGCTGGCCAGCAGCGTCGGCCTCAGATCAGAAAAGGAAGAAAGCG ACTGCCACGTGACACCAAAACCTGACAATGCAGACTGTTGCTCTGTG TATGAGGACACGTGCAAACTGAAGAACATGTCCACGGGCAGTGAAGgggtgaaaacaggaagtcaagtCCTGGATTCAATCTGTATCAGTGAGGCAGAAAAACAGGCAGTGCTCACCCTCATTAGAGAGGAG ATCATCACAAAAGAGGTGGAAGCCAATGACTGGAAGGTAAAGTTTGAAGCCAGCAGACAAGAAGTCAGTGAGATGAG GAAGATCGTTGAGGAATATGAGAAGACAATTGCTCAAATGATTG AGGATGAACACCGCAACACCCTGAAGTCCCAGAAGGCTTTGCACGATGTGACCGCGGAGAAACAAACGGCCTTGGCGGACCTGAACTCGGTGGAGCGCTCCCTCTCTGACATGTTCCGCCGTTATGAAAACATGAAGAGCACCCTGGAGGGCTTCAAGAAG AACGAGGAAGTTCTGAAGAAGTGTGCCCAGGACTATCTGGCCAGAATcaagcaggaggagcagagatatCAGACACTAAAGCTCCACGCAGAGGAAAAACTAACCAA TGCCAATGAGGAGATTGCTCAAGTGCGCTCCAAAGCCAGCTCAGAGAGCACGGCGCTGACTGCCAGTCTGAGGAAGGAGCAGATGAAGAACGAGTCTCTGGAACAGGCTCTGCAACACAAG AATCAAGAGATTGAGGAACTCACAAAGATCTGCGATGAGCTGATTGCTAAAATGGGAAAAATAAACTGA